One genomic region from Candidatus Endomicrobiellum trichonymphae encodes:
- the rpsI gene encoding 30S ribosomal protein S9 gives MSNVSYASTGRRKNAVARIKIFDGNGKIVINNKDIDEYFGGLERLKKVALKPFDFWNGRGNYNFYVNVKGGGISGQAGAISHSLARTILKLDEPSRAALKREGFLSRDSRMVERKKAGRPKARKRFQFSKR, from the coding sequence ATGAGCAACGTTTCTTATGCAAGCACGGGACGTAGGAAAAATGCGGTTGCTAGAATAAAAATTTTCGACGGTAACGGCAAAATTGTAATCAATAATAAAGATATAGATGAATATTTTGGCGGTTTGGAAAGACTTAAAAAAGTAGCTTTAAAGCCTTTTGATTTTTGGAACGGTAGAGGAAATTATAATTTTTATGTCAATGTTAAAGGTGGTGGAATAAGCGGTCAAGCTGGAGCTATAAGCCACAGCTTAGCAAGAACAATTTTAAAACTTGATGAACCGTCAAGAGCGGCATTGAAAAGAGAAGGTTTTTTATCCAGGGATTCCAGGATGGTGGAAAGAAAGAAAGCTGGAAGACCAAAAGCGAGAAAACGTTTTCAGTTCTCAAAGCGTTGA
- the rplM gene encoding 50S ribosomal protein L13: protein MNKKTFLPKQDAIERKWHLIDADGKILGRLAVKISELLRGKNKVFYTNHIDCGDFVVVTNASKIVLTGKKLDQKTYFTYSGYPGGAKLTPYSVLMAKSPEKALFAAVKGMLPKNKLADRQITRLKVFKDDKHTHTAQVVASVK, encoded by the coding sequence ATGAATAAAAAGACTTTTTTACCGAAACAGGATGCAATTGAAAGAAAATGGCACTTGATAGATGCCGACGGAAAAATTTTAGGAAGACTTGCAGTTAAAATATCGGAACTTTTAAGAGGGAAAAATAAAGTTTTCTATACAAATCACATAGACTGTGGTGATTTCGTAGTTGTAACAAATGCAAGTAAAATTGTTCTTACGGGGAAAAAACTCGACCAGAAAACATATTTTACCTATTCGGGATATCCCGGCGGAGCAAAGCTGACTCCTTATTCTGTTTTGATGGCTAAAAGTCCTGAAAAAGCTTTGTTTGCTGCAGTTAAGGGAATGCTTCCTAAAAATAAACTTGCGGATAGACAGATTACAAGACTTAAAGTATTTAAAGACGACAAACATACGCACACTGCACAGGTTGTGGCATCGGTAAAATAA
- the rlmB gene encoding 23S rRNA (guanosine(2251)-2'-O)-methyltransferase RlmB, whose protein sequence is MYSKNNSRSSENVVCGRNPVLELLKAARRTVNKIMVSRTARGAVISEIINLAKQKGIALHSVPPEKLDKFSESSQGIVAEVSPVQYTELSDLIERSKKSLKPLLVILDGLEDPHNLGAIIRNCVAFGADGVIIPKWRAAGVNETVSKSSAGAVEHISISRVENTNQAIGLLKENSFWIVGAENGGRILEKIDLPFPLAVIIGSEGFGLHSLTKKNSDFLISIPQENIISSLNASCASAVILYEIAKKRKIS, encoded by the coding sequence ATGTACAGCAAAAATAATAGTAGGTCATCGGAAAACGTTGTTTGCGGGCGTAATCCTGTTTTGGAGCTTCTTAAAGCCGCTAGACGTACGGTAAATAAAATAATGGTTTCTAGGACTGCAAGAGGAGCGGTGATTTCAGAGATTATTAATCTTGCAAAGCAAAAGGGCATAGCCTTGCATAGTGTTCCGCCGGAAAAACTCGACAAATTCTCTGAAAGTTCGCAAGGGATAGTCGCGGAAGTTTCTCCCGTGCAATATACAGAACTGTCGGATTTAATTGAAAGGTCAAAAAAATCTCTAAAACCACTGCTTGTAATCTTAGACGGCCTTGAAGATCCGCACAACTTAGGTGCAATTATAAGGAACTGCGTAGCTTTCGGTGCGGACGGAGTTATAATACCTAAATGGAGAGCTGCTGGAGTAAATGAGACCGTGTCGAAATCTTCTGCCGGAGCTGTAGAACATATTTCAATATCGAGGGTTGAAAATACAAATCAAGCTATAGGTTTATTGAAAGAAAACAGTTTTTGGATAGTTGGTGCCGAAAACGGGGGACGGATACTTGAAAAAATCGATTTGCCGTTCCCGCTTGCGGTAATAATAGGAAGCGAAGGTTTTGGTCTCCATAGTTTAACAAAGAAAAACAGCGATTTTTTAATATCAATTCCGCAGGAAAATATAATATCTTCATTAAATGCGTCATGTGCATCGGCTGTTATTTTATATGAAATAGCAAAGAAACGGAAAATAAGCTGA
- the cysS gene encoding cysteine--tRNA ligase has product MTIKIHNTLSNKKEEFYPQRRNFVSMYVCGITPYDEVHLGHARVYVVFDIVKRHLLRRGYIVKHIQNFTDVDDKIVKRSQEKNMKPSELAQIYIEDYFVQAGRLNILKAEKYPCVTQMIPEIVNFIKELVNKGLAYEIGGDIYFSVEKFKDYGKLSKRNLKDLRAGARVGVCNGKNSAFDFALWKKTKENEPREVTWESPWGKGRPGWHIECSAMSSELLGDTIDIHGGGQDLIFPHHENEIAQSEAKTGKKFVKYWIHNGFVTINKEKMSKSLNNFFTLKAIFEKYNPRVVRYYLLTQHYSSPLDFSDAGIESARNTLQGMDDTYLRLISSVKESDVEITDKDLSDLQENFLSALDDDFNSEKALSYLHELKGLISKGLLTTGRERLSQLKKLFEDFAGTSLGILLPEEQNADESLQNLLKERNDARKNKNWAESDRVRKLIIDERGYKIFDNKDGSSLLVKKV; this is encoded by the coding sequence ATGACGATAAAAATCCATAACACTCTTTCAAATAAAAAAGAAGAGTTTTATCCGCAGAGGAGAAATTTTGTATCTATGTATGTGTGCGGCATAACTCCTTATGATGAAGTGCATTTGGGTCATGCAAGAGTTTATGTAGTGTTTGATATTGTAAAAAGGCATCTTTTAAGAAGAGGTTATATAGTAAAACACATACAAAATTTTACGGATGTTGACGATAAAATTGTTAAAAGATCGCAGGAAAAAAATATGAAACCTTCAGAACTTGCGCAGATTTACATAGAAGATTATTTTGTCCAAGCTGGCAGATTAAACATTTTAAAAGCTGAAAAATATCCGTGTGTCACGCAAATGATTCCGGAAATAGTTAATTTTATCAAAGAGCTTGTCAATAAAGGTTTGGCCTATGAAATTGGTGGCGACATTTACTTTTCTGTTGAAAAGTTTAAAGATTATGGAAAACTGTCAAAAAGAAATCTCAAAGATTTAAGAGCTGGTGCAAGGGTGGGTGTATGTAACGGGAAAAATTCGGCATTTGATTTTGCCCTGTGGAAAAAAACGAAAGAAAATGAACCGCGTGAAGTTACATGGGAAAGCCCCTGGGGCAAGGGTCGTCCGGGCTGGCATATAGAATGTTCTGCAATGTCGTCCGAACTGCTTGGCGACACGATAGACATACACGGTGGCGGACAGGATTTAATATTTCCGCATCATGAGAACGAAATTGCTCAAAGTGAAGCTAAAACCGGCAAAAAATTTGTTAAGTATTGGATACATAACGGTTTTGTTACTATAAATAAAGAAAAAATGTCAAAATCTTTGAACAACTTTTTTACGTTAAAAGCAATTTTTGAAAAATATAATCCTCGTGTTGTGCGTTATTACCTTTTAACGCAGCACTATTCAAGTCCGTTGGATTTTTCTGACGCTGGTATTGAGTCCGCAAGAAATACTTTACAGGGAATGGACGACACCTATCTGAGACTTATTTCGTCAGTTAAAGAATCTGATGTAGAAATAACTGATAAGGATTTATCGGATTTACAGGAAAATTTTTTAAGCGCTCTTGACGATGATTTCAACTCCGAAAAAGCCCTGTCTTATCTTCACGAACTGAAAGGTCTTATATCAAAAGGGCTTCTTACTACAGGCAGAGAAAGACTTTCGCAGCTGAAAAAACTCTTTGAAGATTTTGCCGGAACATCTTTGGGTATTTTGTTGCCTGAAGAACAAAATGCGGACGAAAGTTTGCAGAATCTTTTGAAAGAGAGAAATGATGCGAGAAAAAATAAAAACTGGGCTGAATCTGACAGAGTTAGAAAACTTATAATAGATGAAAGAGGTTATAAAATATTTGATAATAAAGACGGCAGTTCTTTGCTGGTGAAAAAGGTTTGA
- the ispF gene encoding 2-C-methyl-D-erythritol 2,4-cyclodiphosphate synthase — MYIGFGYDAHRLKKGRELILGGVKILTSEGLDGHSDADVLIHALMDALLGAAGLNDIGYFFPDMDPKYKNVSSISLLESVYKELKKQNFSVNNVDITVIVEAPKICPFIADMKENISRVIELKRERIGIKATTNEKMGFVGRGEGIAAVAVASISQEKKR; from the coding sequence ATGTATATCGGTTTTGGATATGATGCTCACAGATTAAAAAAAGGAAGAGAACTTATTTTGGGTGGGGTTAAAATATTGACTTCTGAAGGGCTTGACGGACACAGCGATGCCGACGTTCTTATACATGCTCTGATGGATGCTCTGCTTGGTGCTGCAGGATTGAACGATATAGGGTATTTTTTCCCAGATATGGATCCGAAATATAAAAATGTTTCCAGCATTTCTCTTTTGGAATCTGTTTATAAAGAGTTAAAAAAACAAAATTTCTCTGTTAATAACGTCGATATTACCGTAATAGTCGAAGCGCCAAAAATATGTCCTTTTATTGCCGATATGAAAGAAAATATTTCAAGAGTGATTGAATTGAAAAGAGAGAGAATTGGAATAAAAGCAACTACAAATGAAAAAATGGGTTTTGTCGGACGGGGAGAAGGCATAGCAGCGGTGGCAGTTGCTTCTATTAGTCAGGAGAAAAAAAGATGA
- the ispD gene encoding 2-C-methyl-D-erythritol 4-phosphate cytidylyltransferase yields MKNAAIIAAAGSGKRFGSRVSKQFLNLSGKPVFLWSVEAFASIKSFKQIIVVVPSDMVEFLSLKYKTGFVCAAGGNERFDSVKNGLALVGDDIDFIAVHDASRPLISKKDILLVLEKAAKTKVAVAVEKAKDTVKLVSADGYILKTLDRTILRNAQTPQIFKTELLKRAYSRKMSAGTTDDSQLVENLKIKVSAVETKFLNFKITTKQDFELAEKILKS; encoded by the coding sequence ATGAAAAACGCCGCAATAATAGCAGCAGCAGGATCCGGTAAAAGGTTTGGTAGCAGAGTTTCAAAACAATTTTTAAATCTCAGTGGCAAACCAGTGTTTTTATGGAGTGTCGAGGCGTTTGCTTCAATAAAAAGTTTTAAACAGATAATTGTAGTTGTGCCATCTGATATGGTTGAGTTTTTGTCTTTAAAATATAAAACAGGTTTTGTTTGTGCGGCGGGCGGAAATGAAAGGTTCGATTCAGTGAAAAATGGTCTTGCTCTTGTCGGGGATGATATTGATTTTATCGCTGTTCATGATGCCTCAAGACCGCTTATATCAAAAAAAGATATTTTATTGGTTTTAGAAAAAGCCGCAAAGACAAAAGTGGCTGTTGCAGTTGAGAAAGCAAAAGATACCGTTAAATTAGTATCCGCTGATGGATATATATTGAAAACTTTAGACAGAACGATTTTGAGGAATGCGCAAACGCCGCAGATTTTTAAAACAGAACTTCTTAAAAGAGCTTACTCTAGAAAAATGTCTGCCGGTACGACTGATGACTCTCAGCTTGTAGAAAATCTTAAAATTAAAGTTTCTGCTGTTGAGACAAAGTTTCTGAATTTTAAAATAACGACAAAACAGGATTTTGAATTGGCAGAAAAAATATTAAAATCTTAA
- the aroE gene encoding shikimate dehydrogenase, with the protein MLNTETKLFAILGYPVKHSFSPQMQNKWFEKENLNCIYLAFEPKPENLKKTIESLKVLGFQGVNITIPHKIEVMKYVDFIDKAAKKIGSVNTIAFKGGKLYGYNTDHLGFSQDLAAKKVSLKNKNVLVIGAGGGARAIVYALKESKTKNIYIANRTLKNAEQLAEMFKIKAVDISKVGEVLPVADLIVNTSSCGMRKTDVLPFKADKIKSSLIIYDLIYNKATPFTKFANDKGLEVFTGVGMLIRQGACGFKIWTGKYPDIEIAGRLLKEFIG; encoded by the coding sequence ATGCTGAATACCGAAACAAAATTGTTTGCGATTCTGGGCTATCCGGTAAAACACTCCTTTTCGCCGCAGATGCAGAACAAATGGTTTGAAAAAGAAAATTTGAACTGCATTTATCTTGCTTTTGAACCAAAGCCTGAAAACCTTAAAAAGACAATAGAATCTCTAAAAGTTCTCGGATTCCAGGGCGTCAATATAACAATTCCGCATAAAATTGAAGTAATGAAATATGTTGACTTTATAGATAAAGCCGCAAAAAAAATAGGAAGCGTAAATACAATAGCTTTTAAAGGCGGTAAACTTTACGGATATAATACTGATCACTTGGGATTCAGTCAAGATTTGGCTGCAAAAAAAGTCAGCTTAAAAAATAAAAATGTTTTAGTAATCGGAGCTGGCGGCGGAGCGAGGGCGATAGTATATGCTCTAAAAGAAAGTAAAACAAAAAACATATACATAGCAAACAGAACACTCAAAAATGCCGAACAGCTTGCAGAAATGTTTAAAATAAAAGCTGTTGACATAAGCAAGGTTGGAGAAGTGCTTCCGGTGGCGGATCTTATTGTAAACACTTCTTCCTGCGGAATGAGAAAAACTGATGTTCTTCCTTTTAAAGCTGATAAAATCAAAAGCAGTTTAATAATATATGATTTAATTTATAATAAGGCAACGCCTTTTACAAAATTTGCAAACGATAAAGGATTGGAAGTATTTACGGGCGTAGGAATGCTTATACGGCAGGGCGCCTGCGGATTTAAAATATGGACCGGAAAATATCCTGATATAGAAATTGCTGGGCGGCTTTTAAAGGAATTTATTGGATAG
- a CDS encoding phospholipase D-like domain-containing protein yields the protein MIIYYKYVSAAITMIINTFSNFINSNIRTFLAPGIYVALSVGTTVHILLHKDDVKSSIGWIALVFLSPFLGTILYIFLGINRVKRKGTRLRKKGIVYKKYLTENIPKNLSEKYRQFITFGYNVYPQNFIFGNSIEPLQNGIEAYPEMIKTIQTAKKEILISSYIFDCDSETDKFLEAFKTAIKNGATVKILIDGIGTLKLFRRSIEKKLALIKGLEYSIFLPPYIPVTIPFVNLRNHRKIMIIDGETAFFGGMNLSKKNVLIDDHKNGILDITFKIKGHVINQMSYVFEDDWEFATGKKFQSLSKDLSDTEAGTIPARIIPDGPDNKSGTIERIAHGAINVATEKILIVTPYFLPENNILAALEMATMRGVDVDIIIPDKSDYSFMDWAVEPNFMRLVKSGVKIYRTPPPLDHSKIFVVDSEWVFIGSANWDVRSFKLNFESNIEIFSKNLAKELIAIAELKKRKAKFTTVHECKALPLLKRIRNNMYRLLTPYG from the coding sequence TTGATAATATATTATAAATATGTATCTGCTGCCATTACAATGATTATAAATACCTTTTCAAACTTTATTAATTCCAATATACGGACTTTCCTTGCACCCGGCATCTATGTAGCTTTATCTGTAGGAACGACCGTTCATATATTGTTACATAAAGATGACGTCAAAAGTTCAATAGGATGGATAGCACTTGTTTTCTTATCTCCTTTTCTAGGCACTATATTGTATATATTCTTAGGTATTAACAGAGTAAAAAGAAAAGGCACTCGCTTAAGAAAAAAGGGCATTGTCTATAAAAAATACCTCACAGAAAATATCCCTAAAAATTTATCTGAAAAGTACAGGCAGTTTATAACTTTCGGATATAATGTATATCCTCAAAATTTTATTTTTGGAAACTCCATAGAGCCTCTGCAAAACGGCATCGAAGCCTATCCCGAAATGATAAAAACCATACAAACCGCAAAAAAGGAGATTTTAATCTCAAGCTATATTTTTGATTGCGACAGCGAAACAGATAAATTTTTGGAGGCTTTTAAAACTGCAATTAAAAACGGCGCCACGGTAAAAATTTTGATTGACGGCATAGGCACTTTAAAACTTTTCCGCCGCTCAATAGAAAAAAAACTTGCCCTAATCAAAGGTCTCGAGTACAGCATATTTCTGCCGCCGTATATTCCTGTGACAATACCTTTTGTAAATTTAAGAAACCACAGAAAAATTATGATAATCGACGGAGAAACAGCCTTTTTCGGAGGAATGAATCTTTCAAAGAAAAATGTTTTAATTGACGACCATAAAAACGGTATTTTAGACATTACCTTTAAGATAAAAGGACACGTCATTAACCAGATGTCGTATGTATTTGAAGATGACTGGGAATTTGCTACCGGTAAAAAGTTCCAGTCATTATCTAAAGATTTGTCCGATACTGAAGCAGGCACAATTCCCGCAAGGATAATTCCCGACGGACCCGACAACAAAAGTGGGACTATTGAACGCATTGCGCATGGAGCAATAAACGTCGCAACAGAAAAAATTCTTATAGTAACGCCTTATTTCCTGCCGGAAAATAACATTTTAGCGGCGCTTGAAATGGCCACAATGAGAGGCGTCGATGTCGATATAATAATTCCGGATAAAAGCGACTATAGTTTTATGGACTGGGCTGTCGAACCCAATTTCATGCGTTTAGTTAAAAGCGGCGTAAAAATTTATCGTACACCGCCTCCATTAGATCACAGCAAAATTTTCGTAGTTGACAGCGAATGGGTTTTTATAGGTTCGGCAAACTGGGATGTAAGAAGTTTTAAGCTCAATTTTGAGTCCAATATAGAAATATTCAGCAAAAATTTGGCAAAAGAACTTATCGCCATTGCCGAATTGAAAAAGAGAAAAGCAAAATTTACTACGGTTCATGAATGTAAAGCGCTACCGCTTCTAAAGCGCATCAGAAATAATATGTACCGACTACTGACACCTTACGGTTAA
- a CDS encoding PD-(D/E)XK nuclease family protein has translation MKYIKKFNYTSILGWSASRYDRFSNCKRQYFYDYYPKFDKDTPLEKIRFLKSLTSRDLETGNIVHDIIRDMFKRYQKSTKPLNKDRFFKYSYYITENYCSSKTFFEHHYNSEIILVPQIYAKVKNILENFINSSRFTWIEKNAFSKSSEWIIEPEGFGETRINDLKAFCKVDFLFPVADKIYIMDWKTGKPNQKKHSKQLTGYALWANYHFGKKIGDILPIIVYLYPQYDEKSVEINDCSLTEFAKTVATETQDMYGYLTDIEKNIPKDKKEFPLNNNKFLCKYCSYKEICPGCRR, from the coding sequence ATGAAATATATAAAAAAATTTAACTATACCAGCATCTTAGGATGGTCTGCGTCAAGATACGACAGATTTTCAAACTGTAAAAGGCAGTATTTCTACGATTATTACCCAAAGTTTGATAAAGATACACCTCTTGAAAAAATACGATTTTTAAAAAGTCTGACATCCAGAGATCTGGAAACTGGAAATATCGTACATGATATTATAAGAGACATGTTCAAAAGATATCAAAAAAGCACAAAACCTTTAAATAAAGATAGATTTTTTAAATATTCTTATTACATAACCGAAAATTACTGCAGTTCAAAAACTTTTTTTGAACATCACTACAACAGTGAAATTATTTTAGTTCCCCAAATATATGCAAAAGTAAAAAACATATTAGAGAATTTTATTAACAGCTCAAGATTTACATGGATTGAAAAAAACGCCTTTTCTAAAAGTTCCGAATGGATTATAGAACCCGAAGGTTTCGGGGAAACCAGAATAAACGACCTTAAAGCTTTTTGTAAAGTAGATTTTTTATTTCCGGTCGCTGACAAAATATACATTATGGACTGGAAGACAGGCAAACCCAACCAAAAAAAACATTCAAAACAGCTTACGGGATATGCGCTTTGGGCAAATTACCACTTTGGTAAAAAAATTGGCGATATTCTGCCGATAATAGTTTATCTTTACCCGCAGTACGACGAAAAGAGCGTTGAAATTAACGACTGTTCGCTTACAGAATTCGCAAAAACCGTAGCAACCGAAACGCAAGATATGTACGGATACCTTACTGACATAGAAAAAAACATACCTAAAGATAAAAAAGAGTTCCCTTTGAACAACAATAAATTTTTATGTAAATACTGCAGTTACAAAGAAATCTGCCCGGGATGCAGACGTTAA